The following proteins are encoded in a genomic region of Chroogloeocystis siderophila 5.2 s.c.1:
- the ggt gene encoding gamma-glutamyltransferase: MTSVANAARPTTMSTNGMVTTPHYHASQAALEVLKSGGNAVDAAIAAASTLAVVYPHMNSIGGDNFWLVYNAKTNELRALNASGRAGEKVTIAFYQKQGYEKIPSRGYLAANTVPGVVSGWQEAYNYAQKTMDNSLPWNQLFTAAISYAESGVPVTPSQEIWTKRNIDEKDQEFRALQRFPAFRQTYLKANGEVYQAGEIFRQPQLAQTLKLIASQGADVFYRGEIAQRIVTDLQKNGGLLTLQDFAQHTSDWVKPISTNYRGYQAYNFPPPTQGIASLSILNILNNFDLRKIGEGTADYYHLIVEATKQAFADRDKYVTDPAFVKIPVDSLLSVNHGRQLAARINMNQTLKEAKPLDPKGDTVWLGVVDKDGNAVSLIQSIYHDFGSGIVAGNTGVLLQNRGSFFSLDKNHINRLEPRKRTFHTLNPAMLFRNGKPYLIYGTMGGEGQPQTQAALVTRIVDYGFSVQEAIDAPRWLHGRTWGASSNDLKIEGRVPENVTAELAKRGHPVNVVDDYTDTMGHAGAILVDPTTNVLHGGADSRGDGSAVGY, translated from the coding sequence AACCATGTCTACCAATGGCATGGTTACAACTCCACACTACCATGCTTCTCAAGCTGCCCTCGAAGTGCTTAAAAGCGGTGGTAATGCAGTAGATGCGGCCATCGCTGCAGCTTCGACTTTAGCTGTCGTCTATCCGCATATGAATAGCATTGGCGGCGACAATTTCTGGCTAGTTTATAACGCCAAAACCAATGAACTAAGGGCGCTCAATGCTAGTGGTCGTGCAGGAGAAAAAGTCACAATTGCATTTTATCAAAAACAGGGTTACGAAAAGATTCCCTCTAGAGGATACTTAGCAGCAAATACCGTACCTGGAGTGGTTTCAGGGTGGCAAGAAGCCTATAATTATGCTCAAAAGACGATGGATAATTCTCTGCCTTGGAATCAGCTATTTACTGCTGCTATTAGTTATGCCGAATCAGGTGTTCCCGTAACGCCAAGTCAAGAAATTTGGACAAAGCGAAATATTGATGAAAAAGATCAAGAATTTCGTGCATTACAACGTTTTCCAGCTTTTCGCCAGACGTATTTAAAAGCTAATGGAGAAGTTTATCAAGCTGGAGAAATCTTTAGACAACCACAACTTGCACAAACTTTAAAGCTTATTGCAAGTCAAGGAGCAGATGTATTTTATCGAGGTGAAATTGCTCAGCGCATTGTCACCGATCTCCAAAAAAATGGTGGACTTTTAACGTTGCAAGATTTTGCGCAGCACACTTCCGACTGGGTTAAACCAATCTCTACAAATTATCGTGGATATCAAGCTTATAATTTCCCTCCCCCTACTCAAGGAATAGCCTCACTATCAATTCTCAATATCCTGAACAACTTTGATTTGCGAAAAATTGGAGAAGGAACAGCAGACTACTATCACCTCATTGTTGAAGCTACCAAACAAGCTTTTGCCGATCGCGATAAATATGTTACTGACCCTGCATTTGTGAAGATCCCTGTTGATTCGCTGTTATCCGTAAACCACGGTAGACAATTAGCAGCCCGAATCAATATGAATCAAACGTTAAAAGAAGCAAAGCCGCTCGATCCTAAAGGCGATACTGTGTGGTTAGGAGTCGTAGATAAAGATGGAAATGCTGTTTCTTTAATTCAAAGTATTTATCATGATTTCGGTTCAGGAATTGTTGCTGGAAATACTGGAGTATTATTGCAGAATCGTGGTAGTTTCTTCTCGTTAGATAAGAACCACATTAATCGTTTAGAACCAAGAAAACGGACTTTTCACACTTTAAATCCAGCAATGCTATTTAGAAATGGAAAACCATATTTAATATATGGCACAATGGGCGGTGAAGGTCAACCACAAACCCAAGCAGCATTAGTAACTCGTATTGTTGATTACGGCTTTAGTGTTCAAGAGGCAATTGATGCACCAAGATGGTTACATGGACGTACTTGGGGAGCATCTTCTAATGACCTAAAAATTGAAGGACGAGTTCCAGAAAATGTGACTGCGGAATTAGCTAAACGCGGGCATCCTGTGAATGTGGTTGATGATTATACTGACACAATGGGACACGCTGGC